Proteins encoded within one genomic window of Pseudomonas cannabina:
- a CDS encoding response regulator transcription factor, translated as MIERSLSVLIVEDNLALAANMFDYLEACGHTLDAAPDGKSAMRLISENHYDVIVLDWMMPRMDGISLLRHLRTELRNPVPVMLLTAKDQLDDKLLGFESGADDYIVKPLALPELEIRLRVLAARSHKRSDVRQVLEVADLCFDLGTQTIMRGGVQLPFSPIRRTLLEVLMRNSPHVVTRTQLELLIWGDSVPDGDLLRSHMHLLRKTIDGERVAEQKLLHTVPGIGFRLCVCP; from the coding sequence ATGATCGAACGATCACTGAGTGTTTTAATCGTCGAAGACAATCTGGCGCTGGCCGCCAACATGTTCGACTACCTGGAAGCCTGCGGCCATACGCTGGATGCGGCGCCCGACGGCAAGTCCGCGATGCGCCTGATCAGCGAAAACCACTACGACGTCATCGTGCTGGACTGGATGATGCCGCGCATGGACGGCATCAGCCTCCTGCGTCACCTGCGCACCGAATTGCGCAATCCGGTGCCGGTGATGCTGCTGACCGCCAAGGACCAACTGGACGACAAGCTGCTGGGCTTTGAGTCGGGTGCGGACGATTACATCGTCAAACCGCTGGCCCTGCCTGAGCTGGAAATTCGTTTGCGGGTGCTGGCTGCGCGCAGTCATAAGCGCTCGGATGTTCGGCAGGTGCTGGAAGTCGCCGATCTGTGTTTCGACCTGGGCACACAAACCATCATGCGCGGCGGTGTCCAGCTGCCCTTTTCGCCGATCAGACGAACCCTGCTGGAGGTTCTGATGCGCAACTCGCCGCACGTTGTTACGCGCACGCAGCTGGAGCTGCTCATCTGGGGCGACAGCGTGCCCGACGGCGACCTGCTGCGCTCGCACATGCATTTGCTCAGAAAGACCATCGATGGCGAGCGGGTCGCCGAGCAAAAGCTGCTCCATACAGTACCGGGTATCGGTTTTCGCCTGTGCGTGTGCCCATGA
- a CDS encoding sensor histidine kinase yields MINLPGRRGSLHRLISAILLGFGLLMTTGLTTQAFMSQELVDHPIWKELLETATANALADTPQPKPQKGDRIQIWKLSNDTRTDTAATGMPPFLASLAPGFYSEGDLDRRSSGFSDPDYAVLVTSLGKERLIAAIDISDLEREQNLIALIGAVFLLLNLILIIAVIAWLYVRLHRPVQALARGMKQLDPERPAQRLPVQYAQEELKDIACGINAHLERVEHFIGRERALLDQASHEFRTPIAVISGALDVLARQKLPPCAKPPLQRMRATVENLTEIMVALLYLSREPLTSHQDDPLEVDRLLPALVKDHEHLLDGKPVQFSVQVHQSLTLYVPEAMLRIAVGNLLRNAAENTYDGTIAVRLKEGVLSVTDSGEGFDTEQASRHYLSLLRNPIRAGSGKGLGLFLVRRICERFQWTLTLESMPTLGTRAGLDFRLQPSSASEKT; encoded by the coding sequence ATGATCAATCTTCCCGGCCGCCGGGGCAGCCTGCATCGCCTGATCAGTGCAATTCTGCTCGGCTTCGGGCTACTGATGACCACCGGCCTGACCACTCAGGCATTCATGAGCCAGGAACTCGTCGATCACCCGATCTGGAAAGAATTGCTTGAAACCGCGACAGCCAATGCACTTGCAGACACGCCACAGCCCAAACCACAGAAAGGCGACAGAATTCAGATATGGAAACTGTCGAACGACACCCGCACTGATACTGCCGCGACCGGCATGCCGCCTTTTCTCGCGTCACTTGCACCAGGTTTCTACAGCGAGGGCGATCTGGACCGAAGATCTTCAGGCTTCTCCGACCCCGACTACGCCGTGCTGGTCACCTCGCTGGGCAAGGAGCGTTTGATAGCGGCTATCGACATCAGCGATCTGGAGCGGGAGCAGAACCTCATCGCTTTGATCGGGGCGGTGTTTCTGCTACTCAATCTGATCCTGATTATTGCCGTGATCGCCTGGCTGTACGTTCGCCTGCATCGTCCGGTTCAGGCGCTTGCGCGGGGCATGAAGCAACTCGACCCGGAACGACCCGCGCAACGGTTGCCCGTGCAGTACGCTCAGGAAGAGCTCAAGGACATTGCCTGCGGCATCAATGCGCATCTGGAGCGGGTCGAACACTTCATAGGCCGTGAACGTGCGCTGCTGGATCAGGCCAGCCATGAGTTCCGCACGCCGATTGCGGTAATCAGCGGTGCGCTGGATGTGCTGGCCAGGCAAAAACTGCCGCCGTGCGCAAAGCCGCCGCTGCAACGCATGCGCGCCACCGTGGAAAACCTTACGGAAATCATGGTTGCGCTGCTGTATCTGTCACGCGAGCCGTTGACCTCGCATCAGGATGACCCGCTCGAAGTCGATCGCCTGCTGCCCGCTCTGGTCAAGGATCACGAGCATCTGCTCGACGGCAAACCGGTGCAGTTCTCGGTGCAGGTTCACCAGTCGCTCACCCTATACGTGCCGGAAGCGATGTTACGCATCGCCGTTGGTAACCTGCTGCGTAATGCGGCGGAAAACACCTATGACGGCACCATCGCTGTGCGGCTCAAGGAGGGTGTGTTGAGCGTGACCGACTCGGGCGAAGGCTTCGACACCGAGCAGGCTTCCCGGCACTACCTGTCACTGCTGCGAAACCCGATCAGGGCAGGCAGCGGGAAAGGCTTGGGGCTGTTTCTGGTGCGACGTATCTGCGAACGCTTTCAATGGACACTGACGCTGGAGTCGATGCCGACACTGGGCACCCGGGCAGGACTGGACTTCCGGTTACAGCCCTCATCGGCCTCGGAAAAAACCTGA